From the Acidobacteriota bacterium genome, one window contains:
- a CDS encoding protein kinase, whose protein sequence is MSINFERCGRYELREVLGEGAMGTVYRAWDPALARAVAIKVIQARALSEDLLERFRREAQVLAKLPHPHIVGVFDVSMAGDDPFIVMELVEGSSLAGLIKTRAASTTAQKLRMIIQVCDALACAHSAGVVHRDVKPGNILITAGGSAKLADFGIARLYDSTLTSTSKIVGTPAYLAPEAFSGGPIDARTDIYGVAASLYEWSCGSRPHEAGDLASLVARVTNSEAPSLAAVWTECPPRLDRCLQRGLARNPEERYQRAVDFADDLARVLEELGASPVEGAPDLTLRLDPPVAEPGTRPRKHVIAALAGTATLVALLLACPRNTASPPAFATNPESASDTNRPPDASDTAANQPEPRTTSGNEPIKTSSGSDALAAGRGRPTRGGAGRFPPGRDSAASSPAPIVVEEEADEPVRRAVPIGTRVHVSLLTELRTDRSQPGHEFEGRLAEPLLFNNEVIAPAGTGLRGIVDEVRTGGTGRPPSIRLSLSELLLAGAPMKIRTARYEVVSPTDSNHDPSLTTLILGAATGALIGGVTGGSRGAATGGAIGASIAAQPLAPRPGDIILTNPLIFRLAEPLQLAATPE, encoded by the coding sequence ATGTCCATAAATTTCGAGCGCTGCGGCCGTTACGAACTGCGCGAGGTGCTGGGCGAAGGTGCCATGGGCACCGTCTATCGCGCGTGGGATCCGGCTTTGGCCCGCGCCGTCGCCATCAAGGTTATTCAAGCCCGGGCACTGAGTGAGGACCTCCTCGAGCGGTTCCGTCGAGAGGCGCAGGTCCTGGCCAAGCTGCCTCACCCTCATATCGTCGGCGTGTTCGATGTCAGCATGGCCGGTGATGATCCGTTCATCGTCATGGAGTTGGTCGAGGGCAGCAGCCTCGCGGGCCTAATCAAGACCCGCGCGGCGTCGACCACGGCGCAGAAGCTGCGGATGATCATCCAGGTCTGTGACGCCCTGGCTTGCGCCCACTCTGCGGGCGTCGTCCATCGCGACGTCAAGCCCGGAAACATTCTCATCACGGCCGGTGGCTCGGCAAAGCTGGCCGACTTCGGCATTGCACGGCTCTACGACTCCACACTCACCTCCACGTCAAAGATCGTGGGCACGCCGGCGTACCTCGCGCCCGAAGCCTTCTCTGGTGGGCCGATCGACGCGCGCACCGATATCTACGGCGTTGCGGCCAGCCTTTACGAGTGGTCCTGCGGATCGCGGCCTCACGAGGCCGGCGACCTCGCCTCACTCGTCGCCAGGGTGACCAACAGCGAGGCGCCGTCGCTGGCCGCGGTCTGGACGGAGTGCCCACCACGATTGGATCGCTGCCTGCAACGCGGGCTCGCGCGCAATCCCGAGGAGCGGTATCAGCGGGCGGTGGACTTTGCCGACGACCTGGCGCGCGTGCTCGAGGAGCTTGGAGCGTCGCCGGTTGAGGGAGCACCGGACTTGACGCTACGTCTGGATCCGCCGGTCGCCGAGCCGGGGACACGGCCGCGCAAGCATGTGATCGCCGCGCTCGCGGGCACGGCCACGCTCGTCGCGCTGCTTCTCGCATGTCCGAGGAACACCGCCTCTCCGCCGGCGTTCGCGACTAATCCAGAGTCGGCCTCCGACACGAATCGCCCACCGGACGCGTCGGACACGGCAGCGAACCAACCTGAGCCACGCACGACCTCCGGAAACGAGCCCATCAAGACGTCGTCCGGCAGTGACGCGCTCGCGGCTGGTCGGGGCCGCCCGACGCGGGGCGGCGCAGGTCGGTTTCCGCCCGGAAGGGACTCGGCCGCAAGCTCGCCGGCGCCAATAGTAGTCGAGGAAGAGGCGGATGAACCGGTGCGGCGCGCCGTCCCGATCGGCACGCGCGTGCACGTCAGCCTGCTGACCGAGTTGCGGACCGATCGCAGCCAACCCGGCCACGAGTTCGAGGGACGGCTGGCGGAGCCCCTCCTCTTCAACAATGAGGTGATCGCCCCGGCGGGCACCGGGCTGCGAGGAATCGTTGACGAGGTGCGCACCGGCGGCACCGGTCGTCCGCCGTCGATCCGGCTGTCGCTTTCCGAGTTGCTGCTGGCCGGCGCGCCGATGAAGATTCGCACCGCGCGGTACGAGGTTGTCAGTCCAACCGACAGCAACCATGACCCCTCCTTGACAACCCTGATTCTCGGCGCTGCCACCGGCGCCCTCATCGGCGGCGTGACCGGCGGCAGCCGCGGCGCCGCGACCGGCGGCGCCATTGGCGCATCCATCGCGGCCCAGCCCTTGGCACCGCGCCCGGGCGACATTATCTTGACCAACCCGTTGATCTTCAGGCTCGCAGAGCCCCTGCAGCTTGCGGCGACCCCGGAATGA
- a CDS encoding M48 family metalloprotease has product MRPRKFLCGLIVVALLVPTEVAALSSSGATQAQDDRAERERKRNADRAAKQAAEQSKDYAETMREVADELEELGASLLQDRYDDPFLQDYVNEMGQSLVPKETPAGTLFSFRVLDNPEPNAFALPDGRIYVNSGLLMFVENEAQLAVILGHEIAHVIERHYVESVRAQKREQLVTSVLGAAAGAVLGGLFGGKRGAADGAVIGAVSGLVVAKLRMNNYNKRQEDEADALGATLALDRRYDAREGIALFTKLTNTYGDQGRFANALYGKHSRNKDRIAYIDQLLSGNLGARYNELRTAGNLTTGTGQMHLFASRMIREVAIKLMDSYDQYGVAKEHLERIADFRASDPRTQWALGRAYKRVGRTDEDRARALDFFQRAVQLDQRNLYPYLHFDLGLMHARLGATAAAIESLKKYVVGYVDRYHVHPNDLLTTYDYLLTFGDGNWTAPAVDPTIVRALYPTSAAPTPPMKTEDDAGLAKGLLKGPTPKPTAKPETKKPDVKKPPFKPGGDGQ; this is encoded by the coding sequence ATGCGTCCCAGGAAATTTCTTTGCGGATTGATCGTCGTGGCCCTGCTCGTCCCCACCGAAGTAGCGGCGTTATCGTCCTCGGGCGCGACGCAGGCCCAGGACGATCGGGCGGAACGCGAGCGCAAGCGCAATGCCGACCGCGCCGCCAAGCAGGCCGCGGAGCAAAGCAAGGATTACGCGGAGACGATGCGGGAGGTGGCCGACGAGCTTGAAGAGCTCGGCGCCAGCCTCCTGCAAGACCGTTACGACGACCCGTTCCTCCAGGACTACGTCAATGAGATGGGCCAGAGCCTGGTTCCCAAGGAGACGCCGGCGGGGACGCTGTTTTCATTCCGTGTGCTCGACAATCCTGAGCCCAACGCCTTCGCGCTGCCCGACGGGCGAATCTACGTCAACAGCGGCCTGTTGATGTTCGTTGAGAACGAGGCGCAGCTGGCCGTGATCCTCGGGCACGAGATCGCGCACGTGATCGAGCGGCACTACGTCGAGAGCGTGCGCGCGCAAAAGAGGGAGCAGTTGGTGACGTCGGTGCTCGGCGCAGCAGCAGGCGCGGTACTGGGCGGCCTGTTTGGCGGCAAGAGGGGCGCGGCGGACGGAGCCGTCATCGGCGCCGTGTCCGGGCTGGTGGTGGCCAAGCTGCGGATGAACAACTACAACAAGCGCCAGGAAGATGAAGCCGACGCGCTCGGCGCGACGCTGGCTCTGGACCGCCGCTACGACGCGCGGGAAGGAATCGCGCTCTTCACCAAGCTGACCAACACCTACGGCGATCAGGGCCGCTTCGCCAATGCGCTCTACGGCAAGCACTCGCGCAACAAGGACCGCATTGCCTATATCGATCAGTTGCTCTCCGGCAACCTCGGCGCGCGGTACAACGAACTGCGGACCGCCGGCAACCTGACCACCGGCACCGGCCAGATGCACCTGTTCGCCTCGCGAATGATCCGCGAAGTAGCCATCAAGCTGATGGACTCCTATGATCAATATGGCGTCGCGAAGGAGCACCTCGAACGCATCGCCGACTTCCGGGCGTCGGACCCGCGGACACAGTGGGCGCTCGGGCGAGCCTACAAGCGGGTCGGCCGAACGGACGAGGATCGGGCCAGGGCCCTCGACTTCTTCCAGCGTGCCGTCCAACTCGACCAGCGCAACCTGTACCCGTACCTTCACTTCGACCTGGGCCTGATGCACGCGCGCCTGGGAGCAACGGCCGCCGCCATCGAGAGCCTCAAGAAATACGTCGTCGGCTACGTCGATCGGTATCACGTGCATCCGAATGACCTGTTGACGACTTACGATTACCTGCTCACCTTCGGCGACGGCAACTGGACGGCCCCGGCGGTGGACCCGACCATCGTGCGGGCCCTTTATCCCACGAGTGCCGCTCCGACGCCGCCAATGAAAACCGAGGATGATGCGGGGCTAGCGAAGGGGCTCCTGAAGGGGCCCACGCCGAAGCCGACTGCCAAACCCGAGACCAAGAAGCCGGATGTAAAGAAGCCCCCGTTCAAGCCTGGCGGAGACGGACAATGA
- a CDS encoding Gfo/Idh/MocA family oxidoreductase encodes MAQSKVRYAVVGLGHIAQAAVLPAFAHAKRNSSLHALVSGSVEKLNTLGDRYRVPVRASYDNYERCLKEVDAVYICTPNSEHADFAVRAAKAGVHVLCEKPLAVTEAECSRMIEAAAAADVRLMTAYRLHFEPLFLEIVEMVRSGKIGEPRFFNSSFSMHAKPGGIRTKRELGGGTLFDLGVYCINAARLLFRAEPTEVFAYSVDGARADMPEIDEMTSGVMRFDGDRLATFTTSFAANGVSDLRVVGTEGNIHAEPAYQHTEALGYTLTVGDQVTRKKGRRRDQFAAELVYFSDCVLNGKNPEPSAEEGCWDVRVVDALCESARVGKPVSLPPFGPERRPTLDQAEDLPPVAREPELVAVEKPHD; translated from the coding sequence ATGGCTCAGTCGAAAGTTCGCTATGCCGTCGTCGGGCTCGGGCACATCGCGCAAGCTGCTGTATTGCCAGCATTCGCGCACGCCAAGCGTAACTCCAGCCTTCACGCCCTCGTCAGCGGCAGCGTAGAGAAGCTCAACACCCTGGGAGATCGCTACCGCGTACCGGTGCGCGCGAGCTACGACAACTACGAGCGATGCCTGAAAGAGGTGGATGCGGTGTACATCTGCACCCCTAACTCGGAGCATGCCGACTTCGCCGTGCGCGCCGCCAAGGCCGGCGTCCACGTGCTGTGCGAGAAACCGCTGGCCGTCACCGAGGCGGAATGCTCGCGGATGATCGAGGCGGCGGCCGCCGCCGACGTGCGGCTCATGACCGCCTACCGGCTGCACTTCGAGCCGCTGTTTCTCGAGATCGTGGAGATGGTCCGCAGCGGGAAGATCGGGGAACCTCGCTTCTTCAACTCATCCTTCTCGATGCATGCCAAGCCGGGCGGCATCCGCACCAAGCGGGAACTGGGCGGCGGGACGCTCTTTGACCTCGGGGTGTACTGCATCAATGCGGCCCGGCTGCTGTTCCGCGCCGAGCCAACTGAAGTGTTTGCCTACTCTGTCGACGGCGCCCGCGCGGACATGCCTGAGATTGACGAGATGACCTCAGGTGTCATGCGTTTTGACGGCGACCGGCTCGCGACGTTCACGACGAGCTTCGCGGCTAACGGCGTGTCGGACTTGCGAGTGGTCGGCACCGAAGGCAACATCCACGCGGAGCCCGCGTACCAACACACTGAAGCGCTCGGCTACACGCTCACGGTGGGCGACCAGGTGACGCGAAAGAAAGGCCGGCGGCGCGATCAGTTCGCGGCGGAGCTGGTCTACTTTTCTGACTGTGTGCTGAACGGCAAGAACCCGGAGCCCTCGGCCGAAGAAGGCTGCTGGGACGTGCGGGTGGTGGATGCGCTGTGCGAGTCGGCGCGGGTTGGAAAGCCCGTCTCGTTGCCGCCCTTCGGACCCGAACGGCGGCCGACCCTCGACCAGGCCGAGGACCTACCGCCGGTGGCGCGCGAACCAGAACTGGTAGCGGTCGAGAAGCCGCACGACTAG
- a CDS encoding MqnA/MqnD/SBP family protein: protein MDRPALAAPAKAGHHLDFGFSSCPNDTFAFHAVVHGLVPGPAVTPYLDDVEALNARAELGGAEVTKVSIAAYSRIRDRYALLRAGGAAGYGVGPIVVGRSPRAVGGRVAIPGQRTTAALLLRLLGQFDTVAMRFDQIEGAILRGEVDCGVLIHEGRFTYEAKGLTLLADLGAVWEERMQSPLPLAAIAIRRDLVAPIGTAIDAALRASVEYAFAHPHASRAYVAAHAQEMAPDVVQRHIELYVNRYTVELDERAVQVMLDWQALIASGQPGKTMPIFA from the coding sequence GTGGATCGCCCGGCGCTAGCAGCTCCGGCCAAGGCCGGGCACCACCTTGATTTCGGGTTCTCGTCGTGCCCGAACGACACGTTCGCGTTCCACGCCGTGGTCCACGGGCTGGTGCCGGGACCGGCGGTGACGCCGTACCTCGACGACGTCGAGGCGCTCAATGCGCGCGCCGAACTGGGCGGCGCCGAGGTGACTAAAGTCTCGATCGCGGCCTACTCCCGCATTCGCGATCGCTATGCGCTGCTGCGGGCCGGCGGCGCGGCCGGCTACGGCGTGGGGCCGATCGTCGTGGGCCGGTCGCCGCGGGCGGTGGGCGGACGGGTGGCGATCCCCGGCCAGCGGACGACGGCCGCGCTGCTGCTGCGATTGCTCGGCCAGTTTGACACCGTCGCGATGCGGTTCGACCAGATTGAAGGTGCGATCCTGCGCGGCGAGGTCGACTGCGGCGTGCTGATCCACGAAGGCCGGTTCACGTACGAGGCGAAGGGCCTGACGCTGCTGGCCGATCTTGGGGCAGTGTGGGAAGAGCGCATGCAGTCGCCGCTGCCGCTGGCCGCGATCGCCATTCGTCGAGACCTGGTGGCGCCCATCGGCACCGCCATCGATGCCGCGCTTCGGGCGAGCGTCGAGTACGCCTTCGCGCATCCACACGCGAGCCGCGCCTACGTGGCCGCGCACGCGCAGGAAATGGCGCCCGACGTGGTGCAGCGGCATATCGAGCTCTACGTCAATCGCTACACCGTCGAGTTGGACGAACGGGCGGTGCAGGTGATGCTCGACTGGCAGGCGCTGATCGCAAGCGGCCAGCCTGGCAAGACCATGCCGATATTTGCCTGA